In one window of Natator depressus isolate rNatDep1 chromosome 12, rNatDep2.hap1, whole genome shotgun sequence DNA:
- the CLEC3A gene encoding C-type lectin domain family 3 member A translates to MAQTGLLIFLLISILLLDQATGQASKFKARKHSKRRVKEKDGDLKTQIDKLWLEVNSLKEMQALQTVCLRGTKIHKKCYLASEGAKHFHEANENCIAKGGTLAIPRDNDETNSLQDYGKKSLPGVADFWLGITDMVNEGKFVDVNGMALNYFNWDRSQPNGGKRENCVLFSQSSQGKWRDEVCRTVKRYICEFLIP, encoded by the exons TCTAATTTTTCTCCTCATTAGCATACTACTGCTGGATCAAGCTACTGGCCAGGCTTCCAAGTTCAAAGCCAGAAAGCACAGTAAACGTAGAGTGAAAG aaaaGGATGGTGATCTAAAGACTCAGATTGACAAGCTGTGGCTAGAAGTAAATTCCCTGAAAGAAATGCAGGCACTTCAGACAG TCTGTCTTCGTGGAACAAAGATCCATAAGAAGTGCTACCTGGCATCAGAAGGTGCCAAGCATTTCCATGAAGCCAATGAAAACTGCATAGCCAAGGGAGGGACACTGGCTATCCCCAGAGATAATGATGAAACCAACTCCCTTCAAGACTATGGCAAGAAAAGTCTGCCAGGGGTTGCAGACTTTTGGCTGGGTATCACCGACATGGTAAACGAAGGGAAATttgttgatgtcaatggaatgGCTCTAAACTATTTCAACTGGGATCGCTCCCAACCAAATGGGGGAAAGCGTGAAAACTGTGTCTTGTTTTCCCAGTCATCTCAAGGCAAGTGGCGGGATGAAGTCTGCCGTACTGTCAAAAGATATATTTGTGAATTTCTGATCCCGTAA